In Streptococcus sp. SN-1, a single genomic region encodes these proteins:
- a CDS encoding PTS sugar transporter subunit IIB yields MTIVGCRIDGRLIHGQVANLWAGKLNVSRIMVVDDEVVNNDVEKSGLKLATPPGVKLSILPIEKAAANILAGKYDSQRLFIVARRPDRFLGLVEAGVPIETLNVGNMSQTPETRAITRSINVVDKDVDDFHKLAEKGVKLTAQMVPNDPISDFLSLLK; encoded by the coding sequence ATGACAATTGTAGGATGCCGTATCGATGGACGTTTAATCCACGGACAAGTAGCCAATCTTTGGGCTGGAAAACTAAATGTTTCACGTATTATGGTTGTAGATGACGAAGTTGTCAACAACGACGTTGAAAAGAGTGGTTTGAAACTTGCGACACCACCAGGTGTGAAATTGAGTATTTTGCCAATTGAAAAAGCGGCAGCCAATATTCTTGCTGGTAAATATGATAGCCAACGTCTCTTTATCGTGGCTCGTAGGCCAGACCGCTTCCTTGGTTTGGTAGAAGCAGGTGTACCAATTGAAACTCTCAATGTTGGGAATATGTCTCAAACACCAGAAACTCGTGCTATCACACGTTCTATCAACGTAGTAGACAAGGATGTGGACGACTTCCACAAACTGGCAGAAAAAGGTGTTAAACTTACTGCTCAAATGGTTCCAAATGATCCAATTTCAGACTTTTTGAGCTTATTAAAATAG
- a CDS encoding PTS mannose/fructose/sorbose/N-acetylgalactosamine transporter subunit IIC yields MIQWWQILLLTLYSAYQICDELTIVSSAGSPVFAGFITGLIMGDVTTGLLIGGNLQLFVLGVGTFGGASRIDATSGAVLATAFSVSQGIDTALAITTIAVPVATLLTYFDVLGRMTTTFFAHRVDAAIERFDYKGIERNYLLGAIPWALSRALPVFFALAFGGAFVQSVVDFVEAYKWVADGLTLAGRMLPGLGFAILLRYLPVKRNLHYLAMGFGLTAMLTVLYSYVTGLGGAVAGIIGTLPKDVAEKIGFVNNFKGLSMIGISIVGIFLAVLHFKNSQKVAVAAPSTPSESGEIEDDEF; encoded by the coding sequence ATGATACAATGGTGGCAAATTTTACTTCTCACTTTGTACTCAGCTTATCAAATCTGTGATGAGTTGACGATCGTTTCATCTGCAGGTTCCCCTGTATTTGCTGGTTTCATTACTGGTTTAATCATGGGAGATGTGACTACTGGTCTGCTTATCGGTGGTAACTTGCAATTGTTCGTTCTTGGGGTTGGTACCTTCGGTGGTGCTTCTCGTATCGACGCAACTTCTGGTGCGGTTCTTGCGACAGCTTTCTCTGTTTCACAAGGAATTGATACAGCGCTTGCGATTACAACAATCGCTGTGCCAGTAGCAACTCTCTTGACTTACTTCGACGTTCTTGGACGTATGACAACTACTTTCTTTGCTCACCGTGTGGATGCTGCAATCGAACGCTTTGACTATAAAGGTATTGAACGCAACTACTTGCTTGGTGCGATTCCTTGGGCTCTATCTCGTGCCCTTCCAGTCTTCTTTGCCCTTGCTTTTGGTGGTGCCTTCGTACAATCAGTAGTAGACTTCGTTGAAGCCTACAAATGGGTTGCAGATGGCTTGACACTTGCAGGACGTATGCTTCCAGGTCTTGGATTTGCAATCTTGCTTCGTTACCTTCCAGTTAAACGTAACCTTCACTACCTTGCTATGGGATTTGGTTTGACAGCTATGTTGACTGTTCTTTACTCATATGTAACAGGTCTTGGTGGCGCTGTTGCAGGTATTATCGGTACTCTACCTAAAGATGTTGCTGAAAAAATTGGTTTCGTGAACAACTTCAAAGGATTGTCTATGATTGGTATCTCTATCGTAGGTATCTTCCTAGCAGTGCTTCACTTCAAAAATAGCCAAAAAGTAGCTGTAGCAGCACCTTCTACACCATCAGAAAGTGGGGAAATCGAAGATGACGAATTCTAA
- a CDS encoding GntR family transcriptional regulator — protein MAIPKYQYIKDELKNKIISGQFASGDKFYTEAELIAMYDVSSITVVHALNDLAKDGYIVRQQGKGTFVSRARKHKLVEFSDVEVFETKDDKVTVLSIERGNKLSYLEKLGLRGNQFYYKIERVRETNGVVYIYHTSYIPEQYINANYPNLEYYSSIYNRFKLDYHIHMNDEHFEEINEIAFPTPEHAASVLGVDEQFPSVLQTKTTKLESTGQVLAYSETYKRADYYKIKFISCDRDH, from the coding sequence ATGGCAATTCCAAAGTATCAATATATAAAAGATGAATTAAAGAACAAAATCATTTCTGGCCAATTCGCTAGTGGAGATAAATTTTACACTGAAGCTGAATTGATCGCTATGTATGATGTAAGTTCTATCACAGTTGTCCACGCCTTAAACGACCTTGCCAAAGATGGCTATATTGTCCGCCAACAAGGAAAGGGTACATTCGTTTCACGCGCACGCAAACACAAACTCGTAGAGTTTTCTGATGTAGAAGTTTTTGAAACTAAAGATGATAAAGTGACCGTCCTTTCTATTGAGCGTGGAAACAAACTAAGCTACTTAGAAAAACTTGGACTACGCGGTAACCAATTCTACTACAAGATTGAACGTGTACGCGAAACAAATGGTGTCGTATACATCTATCACACATCTTATATTCCAGAACAATACATCAACGCAAATTATCCAAATCTTGAATATTATAGCTCTATCTATAACCGTTTCAAATTGGATTATCACATCCACATGAATGATGAACATTTTGAAGAAATCAATGAAATAGCATTTCCAACTCCAGAACATGCGGCTTCAGTCCTCGGAGTCGATGAACAATTCCCTAGCGTTTTACAAACCAAAACTACTAAATTAGAGTCTACTGGTCAGGTTCTCGCTTACAGCGAAACTTATAAACGAGCGGATTACTACAAAATCAAATTCATTTCATGTGACCGTGATCACTAA
- a CDS encoding beta-galactosidase family protein, with translation MTRFEIRDDFYLDGKSFKILSGAIHYFRVPPEDWYHSLYNLKALGFNTVETYVAWNLHEPREGEFHFEGALDLERFLQTAQDLGLYAIVRPSPFICAEWEFGGLPAWLLTKDMRIRSSDPAYIEAVGRYYDQLLSRLVPHLLDNGGNILMMQVENEYGSYGEDKAYLRAIRQLMEERGITCPLFTSDGPWRATLKAGTLIEDNLFVTGNFGSKAPYNFSQMQEFFDEHGKKWPLMCMEFWDGWFNRWKEPIITRDPKELADAVREVLEQGSINLYMFHGGTNFGFMNGCSARGTLDLPQVTSYDYDALLDEEGNPTAKYLAVKKMMATHFPEYPQLEPLYKESMELDAIPLVEKVSLFETLDSLSSPVESLYPKKMEELGQSYGYLLYRTETSWDAEEERLRIIDGRDRAQLYVDGQWVKTQYQTEIGEDIFYQGEKKALSRLDILVENMGRVNYGHKFLADTQRKGIRTGVCKDLHFLLNWKHYPLPLDNPEKIDFSKEWTEGQPAFYAYDFTVQEPKDTYLDLSEFGKGVAFVNGQNLGRFWNVGPTLSLYIPHSYLKEGDNRIIIFETEGQYREEIYLTRKPTLKHIKGENL, from the coding sequence ATGACACGATTTGAGATACGAGATGATTTCTATCTCGATGGAAAATCATTTAAGATTTTATCTGGCGCCATTCATTATTTTAGGGTTCCTCCAGAAGATTGGTATCATTCGCTCTATAACTTGAAGGCTCTTGGTTTTAATACGGTAGAGACTTATGTTGCTTGGAATTTACACGAGCCTCGTGAGGGTGAGTTTCATTTTGAAGGAGCTCTGGATTTGGAGCGATTTCTACAGACAGCGCAAGATTTGGGTCTCTACGCTATCGTTCGTCCGTCACCCTTCATCTGTGCGGAGTGGGAATTCGGTGGCTTACCAGCTTGGCTCTTAACCAAAGACATGAGGATTCGTTCCTCAGATCCTGCTTATATTGAAGCTGTTGGTCGCTACTATGACCAGCTCTTGTCACGATTGGTTCCACATTTGTTGGACAATGGTGGCAATATCCTCATGATGCAGGTTGAAAATGAGTATGGTTCTTATGGAGAAGATAAGGCTTATCTGAGAGCAATTCGACAGCTAATGGAAGAGCGTGGCATAACCTGTCCTCTCTTTACATCAGATGGTCCATGGCGAGCTACTCTGAAAGCTGGAACCTTAATCGAAGATAACCTCTTTGTGACAGGGAACTTTGGTTCTAAGGCACCTTATAACTTTTCACAGATGCAGGAATTCTTTGATGAACATGGCAAAAAATGGCCACTCATGTGTATGGAGTTCTGGGATGGCTGGTTCAATCGTTGGAAAGAACCGATTATCACACGGGATCCAAAAGAATTAGCAGATGCAGTTCGAGAAGTTTTGGAGCAAGGCTCTATCAATCTTTACATGTTCCACGGTGGTACAAACTTTGGATTCATGAATGGTTGCTCGGCTCGAGGGACTTTGGACCTGCCACAAGTTACATCTTATGATTACGATGCCCTTCTAGATGAGGAAGGAAATCCAACTGCCAAATATCTGGCAGTCAAGAAGATGATGGCAACACATTTCCCAGAGTATCCGCAGTTGGAACCCCTCTACAAAGAGAGTATGGAGTTGGACGCGATTCCACTAGTTGAAAAAGTTTCTTTGTTTGAAACCTTAGATAGCTTGTCAAGTCCAGTAGAAAGCCTCTATCCTAAAAAGATGGAGGAGCTGGGACAAAGCTATGGCTATCTACTCTATCGAACAGAGACAAGCTGGGATGCAGAAGAAGAAAGACTTCGTATCATTGATGGTCGAGATAGGGCCCAGCTGTATGTCGATGGTCAGTGGGTTAAAACCCAATATCAGACAGAGATTGGGGAAGATATTTTTTATCAAGGTGAAAAGAAAGCGCTATCTAGATTGGATATCTTGGTAGAAAATATGGGGCGTGTCAACTATGGACACAAGTTCTTAGCGGATACGCAACGTAAGGGAATTCGGACAGGAGTTTGTAAGGATTTGCACTTCTTACTAAACTGGAAACACTATCCACTCCCACTAGACAATCCTGAGAAAATTGATTTTTCAAAAGAATGGACAGAAGGACAACCAGCCTTTTACGCTTATGACTTTACAGTCCAAGAGCCAAAAGATACCTACCTAGACTTGTCTGAGTTTGGTAAGGGAGTTGCCTTTGTCAATGGGCAGAATCTAGGACGTTTTTGGAATGTCGGCCCGACCCTCTCACTTTATATCCCTCATAGCTATCTCAAGGAAGGTGATAACCGCATCATCATCTTTGAAACAGAGGGCCAATATAGAGAAGAGATTTATTTAACTCGTAAACCTACACTAAAACACATAAAGGGGGAAAACTTATGA
- a CDS encoding PTS system mannose/fructose/sorbose family transporter subunit IID, whose protein sequence is MTNSNYKLTKEDFNQINKRSLFTFQLGWNYERMQASGYLYMILPQLRKMYGDGTPELKEMMKVHTQFFNTSPFFHTIIAGFDLAMEEKDGVGAKDAVNGIKTGLMGPFAPLGDTIFGSLVPAIMGSIAATMAIAGQPWGIFLWIAVAVAYDIFRWKQLEFAYKEGVNLINNMQSTLTALIDAASVLGVFMMGALVATMINFEISYKLPIGEKMIDFQDILNSIFPRLLPAIFTAFIFWLLGKKGMTSTKAIGIIIALALGLSFIGKFLLGMGA, encoded by the coding sequence ATGACGAATTCTAATTACAAACTTACAAAAGAAGATTTTAATCAAATCAACAAACGTAGCTTGTTTACTTTCCAATTGGGTTGGAACTACGAACGTATGCAAGCTTCTGGTTACCTTTACATGATCCTGCCTCAGTTGCGTAAAATGTATGGGGATGGCACTCCTGAATTGAAAGAAATGATGAAAGTTCATACTCAATTCTTCAATACTTCACCATTCTTCCATACCATTATCGCTGGTTTTGACCTTGCCATGGAAGAAAAAGATGGTGTGGGTGCAAAAGACGCCGTTAACGGTATCAAGACAGGTTTGATGGGACCATTCGCTCCTCTTGGGGATACAATCTTTGGTTCACTTGTACCTGCTATCATGGGATCTATCGCGGCAACTATGGCTATCGCTGGCCAACCTTGGGGTATCTTCCTTTGGATTGCAGTTGCAGTAGCGTATGACATCTTCCGTTGGAAACAGTTGGAATTTGCCTATAAAGAAGGGGTTAACCTTATCAACAACATGCAAAGTACATTGACAGCTTTGATTGACGCTGCATCTGTACTTGGTGTCTTCATGATGGGTGCTCTTGTAGCCACAATGATCAACTTTGAAATTTCTTATAAATTGCCAATCGGTGAAAAGATGATTGATTTCCAAGACATCTTGAACTCAATCTTCCCACGCTTGCTTCCAGCAATCTTTACTGCTTTTATCTTCTGGTTGCTTGGTAAGAAAGGTATGACTTCTACAAAAGCAATTGGTATCATCATTGCTCTTGCATTAGGTCTTTCATTCATCGGTAAATTCTTACTTGGAATGGGCGCATAA